A region of Nocardioides sp. JS614 DNA encodes the following proteins:
- a CDS encoding prenyltransferase, which yields MTDPLARVPYVDGIVTAAQVAETAASIAAMQEDCGSVPWTTGEHTDVWNHVEAAMAMLVGGQVEAAERAYAWVPTVQRADGSVPMKIVDGVVEDARGEVNMSAYLAVGVWHHWLVRRDVRFVQEHWPTVRSALDWVVSQQQPFGGINWTPTESFALLAGCSSIYHSLRAGVALADLLDDPQPEWELAGGRLGHALREHRDLFADKSTYSMDWYYPVLGGAVRGRDAFELLESRWDEFVVPGLGIHCVDTNPWVTGAETCELAMALDGLGDHRRALTLLRDIQHLRGEDGKYWTGWVYGDGSTVVPEGEPRDVYWPVECTTYTAAAVILAVDALGEVAGNSTSGSGIYRGTSLAPHFTELALECGCPSAGARSIQGGSSLAGGAA from the coding sequence ATGACTGATCCGCTGGCCCGGGTCCCGTACGTCGACGGGATCGTCACGGCCGCCCAGGTCGCCGAGACCGCGGCGTCGATCGCCGCGATGCAGGAGGACTGCGGCTCGGTGCCGTGGACGACGGGCGAGCACACCGACGTGTGGAACCACGTCGAGGCGGCGATGGCGATGCTGGTCGGCGGGCAGGTCGAGGCCGCCGAGCGGGCCTACGCGTGGGTCCCGACGGTGCAGCGCGCCGACGGCTCGGTGCCGATGAAGATCGTCGACGGCGTGGTCGAGGACGCGCGCGGCGAGGTCAACATGTCGGCGTACCTGGCCGTCGGCGTCTGGCACCACTGGCTGGTGCGCCGCGACGTCCGCTTCGTCCAGGAGCACTGGCCGACGGTGCGCTCCGCGCTCGACTGGGTGGTCTCCCAGCAGCAGCCCTTCGGCGGGATCAACTGGACCCCCACCGAGTCCTTCGCGCTGCTGGCCGGCTGCTCGAGCATCTACCACTCGCTGCGCGCCGGCGTGGCGCTCGCCGACCTGCTCGACGACCCCCAGCCCGAGTGGGAGCTCGCCGGCGGCCGGCTCGGGCACGCGCTGCGCGAGCACCGTGACCTCTTCGCCGACAAGTCGACCTACTCGATGGACTGGTACTACCCGGTGCTCGGCGGTGCCGTGCGCGGCCGGGACGCCTTCGAGCTCCTGGAGAGCCGGTGGGACGAGTTCGTCGTCCCGGGCTTGGGGATCCACTGCGTCGACACCAATCCCTGGGTGACCGGCGCCGAGACCTGCGAGCTCGCGATGGCGCTCGACGGCCTCGGCGACCACCGGCGCGCGCTGACCCTCCTGCGCGACATCCAGCACCTGCGCGGCGAGGACGGCAAGTACTGGACCGGGTGGGTCTACGGCGACGGGTCGACGGTCGTCCCCGAGGGCGAGCCGCGTGACGTGTACTGGCCGGTGGAGTGCACGACGTACACGGCGGCCGCGGTGATCCTCGCGGTCGACGCGCTCGGTGAGGTGGCCGGCAACAGCACCTCCGGGTCCGGCATCTACCGCGGGACCTCGCTGGCGCCGCACTTCACCGAGCTCGCGCTCGAGTGCGGCTGCCCGTCAGCCGGCGCTCGGTCGATCCAGGGGGGCTCCAGCCTCGCCGGCGGTGCGGCGTAG
- a CDS encoding YnfA family protein, giving the protein MTVARSLILFVAAALAEIGGAWLVWQGVREHRGWVYAGLGVVALGSYGFVATLQPDASFGRILAAYGGVFVAGSLAWGMVVDGFRPDRYDVIGAVVCLVGVGVIMYAPRDA; this is encoded by the coding sequence ATGACGGTCGCCCGCTCCCTGATCCTGTTCGTCGCAGCAGCGTTGGCCGAGATCGGCGGAGCCTGGCTCGTCTGGCAGGGCGTGCGCGAGCACCGCGGCTGGGTCTATGCAGGGCTGGGCGTCGTGGCGCTCGGCAGCTACGGCTTCGTGGCCACCCTCCAGCCGGACGCGAGCTTCGGCCGCATCCTGGCGGCCTACGGCGGCGTGTTCGTGGCCGGCTCGTTGGCGTGGGGCATGGTCGTCGACGGCTTCCGACCCGACCGCTACGACGTCATCGGCGCCGTCGTGTGCCTCGTCGGGGTGGGCGTCATCATGTACGCCCCGCGCGACGCCTGA
- a CDS encoding TetR family transcriptional regulator, with the protein MSSANSLTVDELGSAAQRDRRKRILDATIALASQGGFDAVQMRAVAEQADVALGTLYRYFPSKIHLLVSALQREFERTELALRERPVEGDTTADRVINVLKRTTRGMQSDPKLTEALTRAFMFADASVQAEIHQVGMLLTSMLTRVMRPEDHDELTEEDVAIAKVIGDVWLSALVGWVTGRNSAAETGQQIEVAVRLLLRD; encoded by the coding sequence GTGAGCAGCGCCAACTCGCTGACGGTCGACGAACTGGGCTCCGCAGCCCAACGCGACCGGCGCAAGCGCATCTTGGACGCGACGATCGCACTCGCGTCCCAGGGCGGCTTCGACGCGGTCCAGATGCGCGCGGTCGCCGAGCAGGCCGATGTGGCCCTCGGCACGCTCTACCGGTACTTCCCCTCGAAGATCCACCTGCTGGTGTCCGCGCTGCAGCGCGAGTTCGAGCGCACCGAGCTGGCGCTCCGCGAGCGTCCCGTCGAGGGTGACACCACCGCCGACCGGGTGATCAACGTGCTCAAGCGCACCACCCGCGGCATGCAGAGCGACCCCAAGCTCACCGAGGCCCTGACCCGCGCCTTCATGTTCGCCGATGCGTCGGTGCAGGCCGAGATCCACCAGGTCGGGATGCTGCTGACCTCGATGCTCACCCGGGTGATGCGTCCCGAGGACCACGACGAGCTCACCGAGGAGGACGTCGCGATCGCCAAGGTGATCGGCGACGTCTGGCTCTCCGCGCTCGTCGGCTGGGTCACCGGCCGCAATTCCGCGGCCGAGACCGGTCAGCAGATCGAGGTCGCGGTCCGCCTGCTGCTGCGCGACTGA
- a CDS encoding ATP-binding cassette domain-containing protein yields MTTTTTAPATPDQQPLAPPAVDPSRRIDARRLKSPVAITALTASAVAAVGMTLGTVVAGRLAEDPTRGLVWLLALCVIGAAIVDTTGKVAWVGCSDRAEGRLREDLLRAALSQPLPALSEQAVGEVLDRIDDDTHEVGNLVRWQIWMLARTLFGALPMWVVAGITWWPSFILFPVLAGITWLAIRSLLGEISRRKVVEEMAWTDHAAALEEGIAGRDDLRTSLGQAHVLRRVARLSADVHAKFRAVLDIESRLVRRAGVLLHALLAGIAVAGVALTSGGSLSVAEVVTLFLVTSTFVGQIAMAANHLPDLQAGLGAVIRLRQMLAVPPEPEGGSSLPEGPLDLELRGLDFSYVEGAFALQGIDLRVPAGQTIALVGRTGSGKSTLAALVSRAMEPPRGSVFLGGADVRDLDLQRLRRSVGVVTQRTEILAGTLAENIALFAEVPRGIVEAAVDELGLGGWVAGLPDGLDTVLGPGGTSLSAGEEQLVAFARLLVRDVRVVVLDEATARMDPLTERRVVAAADRLLADRTGILVAHRLSTIERAPLVAVLERGRVVQQGARAALAVAPGPFRDLLAASRTDHGHDLPAGEGLDARGATAAALSAGAPSGVGVRRRSGPPPELDDVGTGPSLARGTAHALAIRPAWGVLGALLFLLAALTGAQGAVTGLLWGRVVEDLRQGGSPVWLTGAVVVSLLAAPVMLANAFWRYPRWWIEVMLRARMSVLHGQTRERRLARTPAGEVVARSMDADRYARYADRWVDFINGLLIASFTAVLAGTWMAGAVLLAVMVTSALASTLGRPIAGRSAAASSTARAGFGRALVSALDSVRTVKLAAAIPEIHAHLRHVDSGRVSAAVKEHRVQAVLDGVPMVMVQCGVVASWAIYFRGGWSLAIALLVANAVGGFDWFGRVAGMVVTEAPGTRAWQQETSRFAAGADLMDLPAGVDLVTGEAPEPEPVQRVPLERLELSGFSAIHDDGTIGVTNVDLTVTAGELVLLVGQVGSGKSSLLSALAGLIEHAGGLRWNGREVTDPQSFLRPAQVAHVAQVPRVLSGSFSDNVLLSHRRAFDDPVAAARLDRDIEEAGGKDALVGHRGVRLSGGQVQRLALARALAADAELLLADDVSSALDAATEIELWDALRERRTTVIGASSKRAALARADRVVVLVDGAVAAVGPWSEIGSTWSRLAG; encoded by the coding sequence ATGACCACGACCACGACCGCCCCCGCCACACCGGACCAGCAGCCCTTGGCCCCTCCCGCGGTCGACCCGTCCCGGAGGATCGACGCGCGCCGGTTGAAGAGCCCGGTGGCGATCACCGCGCTGACTGCCTCGGCGGTGGCCGCGGTCGGGATGACGCTGGGCACGGTCGTGGCCGGACGTCTCGCCGAGGACCCGACTCGCGGCCTGGTCTGGCTGCTCGCGCTCTGCGTCATCGGTGCGGCCATCGTCGACACCACCGGGAAGGTCGCCTGGGTCGGCTGCTCGGACCGCGCCGAGGGCCGGCTCCGTGAGGACCTGCTCCGTGCGGCGCTGAGCCAGCCCCTGCCCGCGCTGAGCGAGCAGGCGGTCGGGGAGGTGCTCGACCGGATCGACGACGACACCCACGAGGTCGGCAACCTGGTCCGGTGGCAGATCTGGATGCTCGCCCGCACCCTCTTCGGCGCGCTCCCGATGTGGGTCGTCGCGGGCATCACCTGGTGGCCGTCGTTCATCCTTTTCCCCGTGCTCGCCGGCATCACCTGGCTGGCCATCCGGTCGCTGCTCGGCGAGATCTCACGGCGCAAGGTCGTCGAGGAGATGGCCTGGACCGATCACGCCGCCGCCCTCGAGGAGGGGATCGCCGGTCGCGACGACCTGCGCACCAGCCTCGGCCAGGCCCACGTGCTGCGCCGGGTGGCGCGGCTCTCCGCGGACGTGCACGCCAAGTTCCGGGCCGTCCTCGACATCGAGAGCCGCCTGGTACGCCGCGCGGGCGTCCTGCTCCACGCCCTGCTGGCCGGCATCGCCGTCGCCGGGGTCGCCCTCACCTCCGGCGGCAGCCTGTCCGTCGCCGAGGTGGTGACGCTCTTCCTGGTCACGTCGACCTTCGTCGGCCAGATCGCGATGGCGGCCAACCACCTGCCGGACCTGCAGGCCGGCCTCGGCGCCGTCATCCGGCTGCGCCAGATGCTGGCCGTCCCGCCCGAGCCGGAGGGTGGGAGCTCGCTGCCAGAGGGGCCCCTCGACCTGGAGCTGCGTGGCCTCGACTTCTCCTACGTCGAGGGGGCGTTCGCGCTGCAGGGCATCGACCTGCGGGTCCCCGCGGGCCAGACCATCGCCCTGGTCGGTCGCACCGGATCCGGGAAGTCGACCCTGGCCGCGCTCGTGTCGCGCGCCATGGAGCCGCCGCGCGGCTCGGTGTTCCTCGGCGGCGCCGACGTGCGGGACCTGGACCTCCAGCGGCTGCGCCGCTCGGTCGGCGTGGTCACCCAGCGGACCGAGATCCTCGCGGGCACCCTCGCCGAGAACATCGCCCTGTTCGCCGAGGTCCCGCGCGGCATCGTGGAGGCGGCGGTCGACGAGCTGGGCCTGGGGGGCTGGGTCGCCGGCCTGCCGGACGGCCTCGACACCGTCCTCGGCCCCGGCGGCACCTCGCTCTCGGCGGGGGAGGAGCAGCTCGTCGCGTTCGCCCGCCTGCTGGTGCGTGACGTCCGTGTGGTCGTGCTCGACGAGGCCACCGCGCGGATGGACCCACTCACGGAGCGCCGGGTGGTCGCCGCAGCCGACCGGCTGCTGGCGGACCGGACCGGCATCCTCGTCGCCCACCGGCTGTCCACGATCGAGCGCGCCCCCCTGGTCGCCGTCCTCGAGCGTGGACGCGTCGTCCAGCAGGGTGCCCGGGCCGCCCTCGCCGTGGCTCCGGGGCCGTTCCGCGACCTGCTGGCCGCCAGCCGCACCGACCACGGCCACGACCTGCCCGCAGGGGAGGGGCTCGACGCCAGGGGCGCGACCGCGGCCGCGCTCTCGGCGGGTGCTCCCAGCGGAGTCGGCGTACGCCGGCGCTCCGGGCCGCCCCCGGAGCTCGACGACGTCGGCACCGGCCCGTCGCTGGCGCGCGGGACCGCGCACGCGCTCGCCATCCGCCCGGCCTGGGGCGTCCTGGGGGCGCTGCTGTTCCTGCTCGCCGCGCTCACCGGTGCCCAGGGTGCCGTCACCGGGCTGCTCTGGGGCCGGGTCGTCGAGGACCTGCGCCAGGGTGGGAGCCCCGTCTGGCTGACCGGGGCGGTCGTGGTGAGCCTGCTCGCCGCGCCCGTCATGCTGGCCAACGCCTTCTGGCGCTACCCGCGGTGGTGGATCGAGGTCATGCTCCGCGCCCGGATGTCGGTGCTGCACGGCCAGACCCGGGAGCGCCGGCTCGCCCGGACGCCGGCCGGCGAGGTGGTGGCCCGGTCGATGGACGCCGACCGCTACGCGCGCTACGCCGACCGTTGGGTCGACTTCATCAACGGGCTGCTCATCGCCAGCTTCACCGCGGTGCTCGCCGGCACCTGGATGGCCGGCGCCGTGCTGCTCGCCGTGATGGTCACCTCGGCACTCGCCTCGACGCTGGGCCGGCCGATCGCCGGCCGGTCGGCGGCCGCGTCGTCCACGGCCCGGGCGGGCTTCGGGCGCGCGCTCGTCTCGGCGCTCGACTCGGTGCGCACCGTCAAGCTGGCCGCCGCCATCCCCGAGATCCACGCCCACCTGCGCCACGTCGACTCCGGCCGCGTCAGCGCGGCGGTGAAGGAGCACCGGGTGCAGGCCGTCCTCGACGGGGTGCCGATGGTGATGGTGCAGTGCGGGGTCGTGGCGTCGTGGGCGATCTACTTCCGGGGTGGCTGGAGCCTCGCGATCGCCCTGCTCGTCGCGAACGCGGTCGGCGGCTTCGATTGGTTCGGCCGGGTGGCCGGGATGGTGGTCACCGAGGCGCCCGGCACGCGTGCCTGGCAGCAGGAGACGAGCCGATTCGCGGCCGGTGCCGACCTGATGGACCTGCCGGCGGGCGTGGACCTCGTGACCGGCGAGGCGCCGGAGCCGGAGCCGGTCCAGCGGGTGCCGCTGGAGCGCCTGGAGCTGTCCGGCTTCTCGGCGATCCACGACGACGGCACGATCGGCGTGACCAACGTGGACCTCACCGTGACGGCCGGCGAGCTGGTGCTGCTCGTCGGGCAGGTGGGCTCCGGCAAGTCCAGCCTGCTCTCGGCCCTCGCGGGCCTGATCGAACACGCCGGCGGGCTGCGCTGGAACGGTCGGGAGGTCACCGACCCCCAGTCCTTCCTCAGGCCGGCCCAGGTCGCCCACGTCGCGCAGGTGCCGCGGGTGCTGTCGGGCAGCTTCTCCGACAACGTCCTGCTGAGTCACCGCCGCGCGTTCGACGACCCGGTCGCCGCTGCGCGGCTGGATCGCGACATCGAGGAGGCCGGCGGGAAGGACGCCCTCGTCGGCCACCGCGGCGTCCGGCTCTCCGGCGGGCAGGTCCAGCGGCTCGCCCTGGCCCGGGCGCTGGCTGCCGACGCCGAGCTGCTTCTCGCCGACGACGTCTCCAGCGCGCTCGACGCCGCCACCGAGATCGAGCTCTGGGACGCGCTGCGCGAGCGGCGTACGACGGTGATCGGCGCCAGCTCGAAGCGTGCGGCGCTCGCCCGCGCCGACCGGGTCGTGGTCCTCGTCGACGGTGCGGTCGCCGCAGTCGGCCCCTGGAGCGAGATCGGCTCGACCTGGAGTCGCCTCGCCGGCTGA
- a CDS encoding arsenate reductase/protein-tyrosine-phosphatase family protein, with amino-acid sequence MTTATGTLATPPPFLQLAAHPVRWQLLAELARSDRRVRELVELVDQPQNLVSYHLRRLREGGLVTARRSSHDGRDSYYHLDLERCADGLSHAGAALHPWLQMGPPPPDRAVRTAPRVLFVCTGNSARSPIAEALLRHHAGDRLTVTSAGTAPKDRIHPHAVRVLRERFGVDIHDQAPRSITDLAGRGRSFDQVITLCDKAREHLPARITQRRTHWSVPDPADVRGPGDYSTFVSISTDIDTRVRQLLPTLGAAAVPPARKPAIGGRSHE; translated from the coding sequence ATGACCACGGCCACGGGCACCCTGGCCACCCCGCCTCCGTTCCTCCAGCTGGCCGCCCACCCGGTGCGGTGGCAGCTCCTGGCCGAGCTCGCCCGCAGCGACCGACGGGTGCGCGAGCTCGTCGAGTTGGTCGACCAGCCCCAGAACCTCGTGTCCTACCACCTCCGACGGCTCCGGGAGGGCGGCCTGGTGACGGCCCGGCGCAGCAGCCACGACGGCCGGGACAGCTACTACCACCTGGATCTCGAACGGTGCGCCGACGGCCTGTCGCACGCCGGCGCGGCACTGCACCCCTGGCTCCAGATGGGTCCCCCTCCCCCGGACCGAGCGGTCCGCACCGCGCCGCGAGTCCTGTTCGTGTGCACGGGCAACAGCGCACGCTCGCCGATCGCAGAAGCCCTGCTGCGGCACCACGCCGGCGACCGACTCACGGTCACCAGCGCCGGCACCGCACCCAAGGACCGGATCCACCCCCACGCGGTCCGGGTGCTGCGCGAGCGGTTCGGCGTCGACATCCACGACCAGGCGCCCCGCTCGATCACCGACCTCGCCGGTCGCGGCCGCAGCTTCGACCAGGTCATCACCCTGTGCGACAAGGCCCGCGAGCACCTTCCGGCCCGCATCACCCAGCGACGCACGCACTGGAGCGTTCCCGACCCCGCCGACGTACGCGGCCCCGGGGACTACTCGACGTTCGTGTCGATCTCGACCGACATCGACACGCGGGTCCGACAGCTGCTCCCCACTCTCGGAGCTGCCGCCGTCCCCCCAGCGAGGAAGCCAGCCATTGGAGGTAGGTCCCATGAGTGA
- a CDS encoding STAS domain-containing protein, with protein MAGKLWRLIADGHPVIEVDLADTTFMSARGIAVLVAARQLAALRGQVIRVVQPSPPARRVFDLGGVTRLLEPA; from the coding sequence CTGGCCGGCAAGCTGTGGCGCCTGATCGCCGACGGCCATCCTGTGATCGAGGTCGACCTGGCGGACACCACGTTCATGTCGGCGCGCGGCATCGCGGTGCTCGTCGCCGCGCGGCAGCTGGCCGCCCTCCGTGGCCAGGTGATCCGGGTGGTGCAGCCGAGTCCGCCGGCCCGCCGGGTGTTCGACCTCGGGGGTGTGACGCGGCTCCTAGAGCCGGCCTGA
- a CDS encoding glycosyltransferase family 4 protein, with the protein MRVALLSYRSKPHCGGQGIYIRHLSRELTNLGHSVEVFSGQPYPELDEGVALTKLPSLDLYREPDPFRVPKLKEFRDRIDVEEFATMCGAGFPEPKTFSLRAARALRDRVEDFDIVHDNQVLGYGLLEIEKMGLPLITTLHHPITFDRRIDMAATRNPWRKFTLSRWYGFLRMQGRVARQARRIMTPSETSKRDIVKDFGVDPERMQVILLGVDDGFVPPTEPRVPGRILAMASADAPMKGISTLLEAFAKLRTERDLELLLVTKPTPGGRTERLIDKLSIGDAVRFVHGVSDAELVELMGSAELACVPSLYEGFSLPTAELMACATPLVVSRAGAIPEVVGPDGLCADLVSPGDVGELTAAIAALLDDPERRERYGAAGRRRVEELFSWRAVAQQVAAAYEDVIADYRSEKQKEATRAHR; encoded by the coding sequence ATGCGGGTCGCACTGTTGTCCTACCGGAGCAAGCCCCACTGCGGTGGGCAGGGCATCTACATCCGGCACCTCAGTCGCGAGTTGACCAACTTGGGCCACTCGGTCGAGGTGTTCTCCGGCCAGCCGTACCCCGAGCTGGACGAAGGCGTGGCGCTGACCAAGCTCCCCAGCCTCGACCTCTACCGTGAGCCTGACCCGTTCCGGGTGCCCAAGCTCAAGGAGTTCCGCGACCGCATCGACGTCGAGGAGTTCGCGACGATGTGCGGGGCCGGCTTCCCGGAACCGAAGACGTTCAGCCTGCGCGCCGCCCGCGCGCTGCGGGACCGGGTCGAGGACTTCGACATCGTCCACGACAACCAGGTGCTCGGCTACGGCCTGCTCGAGATCGAGAAGATGGGGCTGCCGCTGATCACCACGCTGCACCACCCGATCACCTTCGACCGCCGCATCGACATGGCCGCCACCCGCAACCCGTGGCGCAAGTTCACGCTCAGCCGCTGGTACGGCTTCTTGAGGATGCAGGGCCGCGTGGCTCGCCAGGCGCGCCGGATCATGACGCCCTCGGAGACCTCCAAGCGGGACATCGTCAAGGACTTCGGGGTCGACCCCGAGCGGATGCAGGTGATCCTGCTCGGCGTCGACGACGGCTTCGTGCCTCCCACCGAGCCGCGGGTGCCGGGACGGATCCTCGCGATGGCGAGCGCGGACGCGCCGATGAAGGGCATCTCGACGTTGCTCGAGGCCTTCGCCAAGCTGCGCACCGAGCGTGACCTGGAGCTGCTGCTCGTCACCAAGCCGACGCCGGGCGGGCGCACGGAGCGGCTGATCGACAAGCTCTCGATCGGCGACGCGGTCCGGTTCGTGCACGGCGTCAGCGACGCCGAGCTGGTCGAGCTGATGGGCTCCGCGGAGCTCGCCTGTGTGCCCTCGCTCTACGAGGGATTCTCGCTGCCGACCGCCGAGCTGATGGCCTGCGCGACCCCGTTGGTGGTCTCCCGCGCCGGCGCGATCCCCGAGGTCGTCGGCCCCGACGGGCTGTGCGCGGACCTGGTGAGCCCCGGCGACGTCGGCGAGCTGACGGCGGCGATCGCCGCCCTGCTCGACGACCCCGAGCGCCGGGAGCGGTACGGCGCCGCCGGCCGCCGGCGGGTCGAGGAGCTGTTCAGCTGGCGGGCGGTCGCGCAGCAGGTCGCGGCGGCCTACGAGGACGTGATCGCGGACTACCGGTCCGAGAAGCAGAAGGAGGCCACGCGTGCTCACCGTTGA
- a CDS encoding class I SAM-dependent methyltransferase → MLTVDFDRLGLRPGERVLDMGAGGGRHAFEMYRRGADVVAFDMDADELAGVLEIFGAMKENGEVPEGANADIKQGDALQLPFPDGEFDRIVAAEVLEHIHDDVAAIKELVRVLRPGGTLAVSVPRWLPEVISWRLSADYHNAPGGHIRIYTDHELIDKVTKAGRPNDGRPGAAMIFEGKDYAHGLHAPYWWIKCAVGVTNDDHVLARTYHKLLVWEIMKQPKALRLAGRVLDPLIGKSLVLYFRKPADD, encoded by the coding sequence GTGCTCACCGTTGACTTCGACCGGCTCGGCCTGCGGCCGGGGGAGCGCGTCCTCGACATGGGCGCCGGCGGCGGCCGGCACGCGTTCGAGATGTACCGCCGCGGGGCCGACGTCGTCGCCTTCGACATGGATGCCGACGAGCTGGCCGGGGTCCTGGAGATCTTCGGCGCGATGAAGGAGAACGGCGAGGTGCCCGAGGGCGCCAACGCCGACATCAAGCAGGGCGACGCGCTGCAGCTGCCCTTCCCCGACGGCGAGTTCGACCGGATCGTCGCCGCCGAGGTGCTCGAGCACATCCACGATGACGTGGCCGCGATCAAGGAGCTGGTCCGGGTGCTGCGCCCCGGCGGCACGCTGGCCGTCTCGGTGCCCCGCTGGCTCCCCGAGGTGATCAGCTGGCGGCTCTCCGCGGACTACCACAACGCCCCGGGCGGCCACATCCGGATCTACACCGACCACGAGCTGATCGACAAGGTCACCAAGGCGGGCCGCCCCAACGACGGCCGCCCCGGTGCCGCGATGATCTTCGAGGGCAAGGACTACGCCCACGGCCTGCACGCGCCGTACTGGTGGATCAAGTGCGCCGTCGGCGTGACCAACGACGACCACGTCCTCGCCCGGACGTACCACAAGCTGCTGGTCTGGGAGATCATGAAGCAGCCGAAGGCGCTGCGGCTCGCCGGCCGGGTGCTCGACCCGCTGATCGGCAAGAGCCTGGTCCTCTACTTCCGCAAGCCGGCCGATGACTGA
- a CDS encoding VOC family protein has protein sequence MSDEGSYGSVRYVVRDVQAAVDFYTTHLGFTVRSHPAPPFADITRGALRVLLSGPASSGARATPADVDGPGRNRIHLLVDDLAAEVERLSAAGVPLLTDVVSGPGGQQVLLADPAGNLVELFEPAVAPARIGP, from the coding sequence ATGAGTGACGAGGGCAGCTACGGCAGCGTTCGCTACGTCGTCCGCGACGTGCAGGCGGCGGTCGACTTCTACACCACCCATCTCGGCTTCACGGTGCGCAGCCATCCTGCGCCGCCCTTCGCCGACATCACCCGGGGAGCCCTGCGCGTCCTGCTGTCCGGCCCGGCCAGCTCCGGCGCCCGAGCCACCCCGGCCGACGTCGACGGGCCCGGCCGCAACCGCATCCACCTGCTCGTCGACGACCTCGCCGCCGAGGTCGAACGGCTCAGTGCCGCCGGCGTACCGCTGCTCACCGACGTCGTCTCGGGCCCGGGCGGCCAGCAGGTCCTGCTCGCCGACCCCGCCGGCAACCTGGTCGAGCTCTTCGAGCCCGCGGTGGCCCCTGCGAGGATCGGGCCATGA
- a CDS encoding peptide chain release factor 3, whose translation MSDTRPRRTFAVISHPDAGKSTLTEALALHARVITEAGAVHGKGERRATVSDWMAMEKARGISITSAALQFVFRDHVINLVDTPGHSDFSEDTYRVLSAVDSAVMLVDAGKGLEPQTLKLFKVCALRGIPVITVINKWDRPGLSALGLMDLIQERIKLRPTPLTWPVGEAGDFRGVVDRRTGEFVKYTRTAGGATRAPERRLAAHQVEETDARCWAAAVEEHELLTLDGADHDQQKFLAGETTPVVFASALQNFGVAQLLELLLDIAPGPGPAEGVDGSVRRVTDDFSAFVFKVQSGMNSAHRDRLAYARVVSGTFERGMVVTHAGTGRPFPTKFAQSVFGRETTSVETAEAGDIIGFVNAQALRVGDTVYVGERVEYPPVPSFAPEHFVTASAGDIGRFKQFRRGIEQLDQEGVVQVLRSDLRGDQNPVLAAVGPMQFEVVEDRMTNEFNAPIRFSRLDYQVARRTDAAGATALAGMRGVEVLGRSDGTHLALFVDQWRANVTARDNPDVLLEALPAGGS comes from the coding sequence GTGTCCGACACCCGCCCCCGCCGTACGTTCGCCGTCATCAGCCATCCCGACGCTGGCAAGTCCACGCTCACCGAGGCGCTCGCCCTCCACGCGCGGGTGATCACCGAGGCGGGTGCCGTCCACGGCAAGGGGGAACGGCGGGCCACGGTCTCGGACTGGATGGCGATGGAGAAGGCGCGCGGCATCTCGATCACCTCGGCCGCGCTGCAGTTCGTGTTCCGCGACCACGTGATCAACCTCGTCGACACCCCCGGCCACAGCGACTTCTCCGAGGACACCTACCGGGTGCTCTCCGCGGTCGACTCGGCGGTGATGCTGGTCGACGCCGGCAAGGGCCTCGAGCCGCAGACGCTCAAGCTGTTCAAGGTCTGTGCGCTCCGCGGCATCCCGGTGATCACGGTCATCAACAAGTGGGACCGTCCCGGCCTGTCGGCGCTGGGGCTGATGGACCTGATCCAGGAGCGGATCAAGCTCCGCCCCACGCCGCTCACCTGGCCCGTCGGCGAGGCCGGCGACTTCCGTGGCGTCGTGGACCGCCGCACCGGCGAGTTCGTGAAGTACACGCGCACGGCGGGCGGCGCCACCCGCGCGCCGGAGCGACGGTTGGCCGCGCACCAGGTCGAGGAGACCGACGCGCGCTGCTGGGCGGCCGCGGTCGAGGAGCACGAGCTGCTCACCCTGGACGGCGCGGACCACGACCAGCAGAAGTTCCTGGCCGGCGAGACCACGCCGGTGGTCTTCGCCTCGGCGCTGCAGAACTTCGGCGTCGCGCAGCTGCTGGAGCTGCTGCTCGACATCGCCCCGGGCCCCGGGCCCGCGGAGGGGGTCGACGGTTCGGTGCGCCGGGTCACCGACGACTTCAGCGCGTTCGTCTTCAAGGTCCAGTCGGGCATGAACAGCGCCCACCGCGACCGGCTCGCCTACGCCCGGGTCGTCTCGGGCACGTTCGAGCGCGGCATGGTCGTGACCCACGCAGGCACCGGTCGTCCCTTCCCGACCAAGTTCGCGCAGTCGGTCTTCGGCCGCGAGACGACCTCGGTCGAGACCGCCGAGGCCGGCGACATCATCGGCTTCGTCAACGCCCAGGCGCTGCGCGTCGGCGACACCGTGTACGTCGGGGAGCGCGTCGAGTACCCACCCGTCCCGAGCTTCGCGCCGGAGCACTTCGTCACGGCGAGCGCGGGCGACATCGGCCGCTTCAAGCAGTTCCGCCGGGGCATCGAGCAGCTGGACCAGGAGGGCGTCGTGCAGGTGCTGCGCTCGGACCTGCGCGGTGACCAGAACCCGGTCCTGGCGGCCGTCGGACCGATGCAGTTCGAGGTCGTCGAGGACCGGATGACCAACGAGTTCAACGCGCCGATCCGGTTCTCCCGGCTCGACTACCAGGTCGCCCGACGCACCGATGCGGCGGGCGCCACGGCCCTGGCCGGGATGCGCGGCGTCGAGGTGCTCGGGCGCAGCGACGGCACCCACCTGGCGCTGTTCGTCGACCAGTGGCGCGCGAACGTCACCGCCCGGGACAACCCGGACGTCCTGCTCGAGGCGCTGCCGGCCGGCGGGAGCTGA